In one window of Aquimarina spinulae DNA:
- a CDS encoding acyl-CoA carboxylase subunit beta, whose product MDINFNKNEDHNKLLVSELRQRLAKVKLGGGEKRIEKLHAKGKMTARERIDYLLDTDSKSIEIGAFAGEDMYHDHGGCPSGGVVVKIGYVSGKQCIVVANDATVKAGAWFPITGKKNLRAQELSIENKLPIIYLVDSAGVYLPMQDEIFPDKEHFGRIFRNNAVMSSMGIVQISAVMGSCVAGGAYLPIMSDEALIVDKTGSIFLAGSYLVKAAIGESIDNETLGGATTHCEISGVTDYKSKDDADALDTIKNIMSKIGDFEKAGFNRSKPVSPKENQDDIYGILPKARNEQYDMMEIINRLVDGSDFEEYKAGYGQTILTGYARIDGWAVGIVANQRKIVKTKKGEMQFGGVIYSDSADKATRFIANCNQKKIPLVFLQDVTGFMVGSKSEHGGIIKDGAKMVNAVSNSVVPKFTIVVGNSYGAGNYAMCGKAYDPRLIAAWPSAELAVMGGAQAAKVLLQIETASLKKKGEQLSEEDEKALFNKIKARYDKQTSPYYAAARIWTDAIIDPLDTRKWISMGIEAADHSPIEKKFNLGIIQV is encoded by the coding sequence AAAGAATCGATTATTTATTAGATACAGATTCTAAATCTATAGAAATTGGCGCTTTTGCAGGAGAGGATATGTATCATGATCATGGGGGATGTCCTAGTGGCGGTGTCGTTGTTAAGATTGGATATGTAAGTGGAAAACAATGTATTGTTGTGGCTAATGATGCAACAGTAAAGGCTGGTGCCTGGTTCCCTATTACAGGAAAGAAAAACTTAAGAGCCCAGGAATTATCTATTGAAAACAAATTACCAATCATCTATCTTGTAGATAGTGCAGGAGTATACCTACCAATGCAAGATGAAATCTTTCCTGATAAAGAACATTTTGGGAGGATATTTCGCAATAACGCAGTAATGAGTAGTATGGGAATTGTTCAAATCTCTGCAGTTATGGGGAGTTGTGTTGCCGGAGGTGCATATCTACCTATCATGAGTGATGAAGCATTGATTGTAGATAAAACAGGTAGTATATTCCTTGCAGGAAGTTATTTGGTAAAAGCAGCTATTGGAGAAAGTATTGATAATGAAACTCTGGGTGGTGCAACTACTCATTGTGAAATTTCTGGAGTAACCGATTATAAATCTAAAGATGATGCAGATGCTCTGGATACAATTAAAAATATAATGTCAAAAATTGGGGATTTTGAAAAAGCTGGTTTTAATCGTAGTAAACCTGTTTCTCCAAAAGAAAATCAAGATGATATCTATGGTATCTTACCAAAAGCTAGAAATGAACAGTATGACATGATGGAAATCATCAATCGACTAGTAGATGGTTCTGATTTTGAAGAATACAAAGCCGGATATGGGCAAACTATTTTAACTGGGTATGCGCGTATCGATGGCTGGGCTGTAGGTATTGTAGCAAATCAGCGTAAAATTGTAAAGACTAAGAAAGGAGAAATGCAATTTGGAGGAGTCATCTATTCTGACTCTGCAGATAAAGCAACACGGTTTATCGCCAATTGTAATCAAAAGAAAATACCATTGGTATTTCTACAAGATGTAACCGGATTTATGGTGGGTAGTAAAAGTGAGCATGGAGGTATTATTAAAGATGGTGCAAAAATGGTAAATGCCGTGAGTAATAGTGTCGTACCAAAATTTACCATAGTAGTTGGTAATTCTTATGGTGCAGGTAATTATGCAATGTGTGGCAAAGCATACGACCCTAGATTAATTGCTGCCTGGCCAAGTGCAGAATTAGCGGTAATGGGTGGTGCTCAAGCAGCAAAAGTATTGTTACAGATTGAAACGGCTTCTTTAAAAAAGAAAGGAGAGCAATTATCTGAAGAAGATGAGAAAGCGCTGTTTAATAAAATTAAAGCTCGATATGATAAACAAACTTCTCCGTATTATGCCGCTGCACGAATCTGGACAGATGCTATCATAGACCCTTTAGATACGAGAAAATGGATTTCTATGGGTATAGAGGCTGCAGATCATTCTCCAATTGAAAAGAAATTTAATTTGGGAATCATACAAGTGTAA